The proteins below come from a single Argentina anserina chromosome 1, drPotAnse1.1, whole genome shotgun sequence genomic window:
- the LOC126795628 gene encoding gibberellin-regulated protein 1-like, translating to MGALSKTLTASLVLCCVLLLLAEVDHHTVMDLTHGAAPNPLPPAIDCGVACDGRCKLSSRPRLCKRACGSCCNRCNCVPPGTAGNLDACPCYANLTTHNQTRKCP from the exons ATGGGAGCCTTGTCGAAAACGCTGACGGCTTCACTGGTGCTCTGTTGCGTGCTTCTTCTCCTCGCCGAAGTAGATCACCATACCGTCATGGACCTCACTCATGGAGCAGCTCCCAACCCCTTACCCCCGGCCATAG ATTGTGGAGTGGCTTGTGATGGAAGGTGCAAACTATCGTCGCGGCCGCGCCTGTGTAAAAGGGCCTGTGGAAGTTGCTGTAACAGGTGCAACTGTGTTCCTCCGGGCACTGCTGGTAACTTGGATGCTTGCCCTTGCTATGCTAATCTCACCACCCACAACCAAACCCGCAAATGCCCTTAA